The Vicinamibacteria bacterium genomic sequence GACGACCGCCCAGTAGCGGATCACCTGGGCGAGCACTGCCACGGCGAGCATCGGATACCCGAGAAGGGGAACGAAGGGCCGGTCGAAGACGACGACTTCCAGAGGACAGGCGACGAGGAAGCTCGCGTGAACGGCCTTCATCCAGGCGAAGTGGTCCTGCCCGTACTCGATCGCTCCGTGCTTCCCCGCCCAGGCGGCGTTGGAGCGGCTCACCACGAGCTCGACGACCCGTTCCGCCGCGATCATCGCAATGAAAGCCAGATACAAACTCACCATCGGAGCAAGACCAGCTCGGTCGCGAAGCCCGGCCCCATCGCCAGGAGCAGACCGTAGCTTCCCGGGGCGGGCGTTCGCTGGCGGAGAGTTTCGGCGAGAACGACCAGAACCGACACCGAGGAGAGATTCCCGAACCTCTCCAGGCTTTGCCACGTCAAGGCGAGCGCTTCTCGGGGCACGTCGAGCGCGGCGGCGAAGGCCTCGAGAACCTTCGGACCACCGGGATGGCAGACGAAGGTCTC encodes the following:
- a CDS encoding isoprenylcysteine carboxylmethyltransferase family protein, with the protein product MVSLYLAFIAMIAAERVVELVVSRSNAAWAGKHGAIEYGQDHFAWMKAVHASFLVACPLEVVVFDRPFVPLLGYPMLAVAVLAQVIRYWAVVSLGRRWNVRVLVIPGMPLVKSGPYRFMRHPNYLAVILEGLAVPLVHSAWITAVGFSGLNAWLLSIRIPIEERALLEHAG